In Streptomyces sp. P3, one DNA window encodes the following:
- a CDS encoding thiol-disulfide oxidoreductase DCC family protein: MTADRGAQGAPPAQAAADRDARRVPVRRLTVLHDAECSLCRFLCDWLRRQPQLVPLEFVPAGSAQACARYPGLDHRATLDEITVVGDAGQVYRGAAAWIVVLWALREHRPLSHRLSTPAGAKVARAAVLAAARWRQGQEPAAGWGGGVYRRGDGWSYDPRLGWLYDPPACAGGACATD, translated from the coding sequence ATGACGGCCGACCGGGGCGCGCAGGGTGCGCCGCCCGCGCAGGCCGCCGCCGACCGGGACGCCCGCCGCGTCCCGGTCCGCCGGCTCACCGTCCTGCACGACGCCGAGTGCTCGCTGTGCCGCTTCCTGTGCGACTGGCTGCGCCGGCAGCCGCAGCTGGTGCCGCTGGAGTTCGTCCCGGCGGGGTCGGCGCAGGCGTGCGCCCGCTATCCCGGCCTCGACCACCGCGCCACGCTCGACGAGATCACCGTCGTCGGCGACGCGGGCCAGGTCTACCGGGGCGCCGCCGCCTGGATCGTCGTCCTCTGGGCGTTGCGCGAGCACCGCCCGCTGTCGCACCGGCTGAGCACTCCGGCCGGGGCGAAGGTCGCGCGGGCCGCGGTGCTCGCCGCCGCCAGGTGGCGCCAGGGGCAGGAGCCGGCCGCCGGTTGGGGCGGGGGCGTGTACCGGCGTGGCGACGGCTGGTCGTACGACCCGCGGCTGGGCTGGCTCTACGACCCGCCTGCCTGTGCGGGCGGCGCCTGCGCCACTGACTAG
- a CDS encoding TetR/AcrR family transcriptional regulator, producing MPANNDGPEEAASPTGSPGTPASKSEQTRALILETAMRLFQERGYDKTTMRAIAKEAGVSVGNAYYYFAGKEHLIQGFYDRLAAEHREAVRDVLARETSLEARLAGVLRVWLEVAEPYHEFAVQFFKNAADPDSPLSPFSAESEPARVQAIAVHQEVLAGSRAKVPEELREVLPELMWLSQMGLVMYWIYDRTEGRERSYRLAGRGARLTARGVALARFRVLRPLVLEVHDLFTDFLPGMSNALPDQAKKNPPGPAEA from the coding sequence GTGCCCGCGAACAACGACGGTCCCGAAGAGGCCGCTTCCCCGACCGGGTCCCCCGGGACTCCCGCGTCCAAGTCCGAACAGACCCGTGCCCTGATCCTCGAGACGGCGATGCGGCTGTTCCAGGAACGCGGCTACGACAAGACGACGATGCGGGCCATCGCCAAGGAGGCCGGGGTCTCGGTCGGCAACGCGTACTACTACTTCGCCGGCAAGGAGCATCTGATCCAGGGCTTCTACGACCGGCTCGCCGCCGAGCACCGGGAGGCCGTCCGGGACGTGCTGGCGCGGGAGACGAGCCTGGAGGCCCGGCTGGCGGGAGTGCTGCGGGTGTGGCTGGAGGTGGCCGAGCCCTACCACGAGTTCGCCGTCCAGTTCTTCAAGAACGCCGCCGACCCGGACAGCCCGCTCAGCCCGTTCTCCGCCGAGTCGGAACCCGCGCGCGTGCAGGCCATAGCCGTCCACCAGGAGGTGCTCGCGGGGTCGAGGGCGAAGGTGCCGGAGGAACTGCGGGAGGTGCTGCCCGAGTTGATGTGGCTCTCGCAGATGGGCCTCGTCATGTACTGGATCTACGACCGCACAGAGGGCCGCGAGCGCAGTTACCGGCTGGCCGGACGGGGCGCGCGCCTCACCGCGCGGGGGGTGGCGCTGGCCCGGTTCCGGGTGCTGCGACCGCTCGTCCTCGAGGTGCACGACCTGTTCACGGACTTCCTGCCCGGGATGTCCAACGCGCTGCCGGACCAGGCGAAGAAGAACCCGCCGGGCCCGGCCGAGGCGTGA
- a CDS encoding MMPL family transporter, whose amino-acid sequence MARWCYRHRLVVLLLWVGALFGLGFSASAAGTDYANVFSLPDTDSKKAYDLMEKAFPARAGDTDTVVWKVDEGSVRDQDVRSRIQPVLDDIAKMKGVGGVTGPYTGGAGQISGDGRIAYAQITFTEQANAVPKELVQDVVDTARGAGRDGLDVEVGGQAVKRVQEPPTGLAEMVGLAAAAVVLFLAFGSLYAMLLPLAVAVFGVGMGLFSTQLLSHVTDIPDLAPLLSSLIGLGVGIDYALFIVTRHRKGVLRGVDPEESAVTALNTSGRAVLFAGGTVCIALAGMLVTNLRFLDGVVIGTSLTVVLSVLAATTLLPALLGFLGVRVLSRRQRRLLTDGGGPEPENTSSPSARWSTSVQRRPRTIAALALVVMAVLALPVLSLRLGATDQGNDDASTTTRQAYDLLAEGFGPGFNGPLQVVVDGGDANALTRGIAKTPGVAQSVALPPAGGITVIQVVPTTSPQSEQTDALIDRLRDEVIPTSGTQAHVGGVTAVSKDFATVTGDRLPLFIATIIGLGFLLLLVAFRSLVVPLTAAVMNLVAAAASFGVLVAVFQWGWGLDLLGLGKEGPINAFLPIIMLSLLFGLSMDYQVFLVSRMHEEWVHTRDNARAVRVGLAETSRVINSAALIMVCVFLAFVLSGDSGAAMAGVGLAAAVALDAFILRTALVPAAMHLLGDSNWWLPGWLEKRLPHLAVEPKEEAVEQAAAGGGPATVVHGFVRDTAGDPVEGATVTLLTEDGAERDRVTSLADGSYILSVPVPGTYLLVITAEPPLLKRTRQLTVAGEPLVYDVELEEGAEVG is encoded by the coding sequence TTGGCGCGCTGGTGCTATCGGCATCGGCTGGTGGTCCTGTTGCTCTGGGTGGGGGCGCTGTTCGGGCTGGGATTCTCGGCCTCGGCGGCGGGCACGGACTACGCGAACGTCTTCTCCCTCCCCGACACGGACTCCAAGAAGGCGTACGACCTGATGGAGAAGGCGTTCCCCGCGCGCGCGGGCGACACCGACACGGTCGTCTGGAAGGTCGACGAGGGCTCGGTACGGGACCAGGACGTACGGTCCCGGATACAGCCCGTCCTCGACGACATCGCGAAGATGAAGGGCGTCGGCGGGGTCACCGGCCCCTACACCGGGGGAGCGGGGCAGATCAGCGGCGACGGGCGGATCGCCTACGCCCAGATCACCTTCACCGAGCAGGCGAACGCGGTACCCAAGGAACTCGTCCAGGACGTCGTCGACACCGCGCGCGGCGCCGGACGGGACGGCCTGGACGTCGAGGTGGGCGGCCAGGCCGTCAAGCGGGTGCAGGAGCCGCCCACCGGCCTCGCCGAGATGGTCGGTCTCGCGGCGGCGGCGGTCGTCCTGTTCCTGGCCTTCGGCTCGCTGTACGCGATGCTGCTGCCGCTCGCCGTGGCGGTCTTCGGCGTCGGCATGGGACTGTTCTCGACCCAGCTGCTCAGCCATGTCACCGACATCCCGGACCTGGCCCCGCTGCTGTCCTCGCTGATCGGGCTCGGCGTCGGCATCGACTACGCCCTGTTCATCGTCACCCGGCACCGCAAGGGCGTGCTGCGCGGTGTCGACCCGGAGGAGTCGGCGGTCACCGCCCTCAACACCTCGGGCCGGGCCGTGCTGTTCGCGGGCGGCACGGTGTGCATAGCCCTCGCCGGGATGCTGGTGACGAACCTGCGCTTCCTGGACGGCGTCGTCATCGGCACCTCCCTCACGGTGGTGCTGAGCGTCCTCGCCGCGACGACGCTGCTGCCCGCGCTGCTCGGCTTCCTCGGCGTGCGGGTGCTGAGCCGCAGGCAGCGGCGCCTGCTGACGGATGGGGGAGGCCCGGAGCCGGAGAACACGAGCAGCCCGTCGGCCCGCTGGTCGACGAGTGTGCAGCGCCGCCCCCGGACGATCGCCGCGCTCGCCCTCGTCGTCATGGCCGTCCTGGCGCTGCCCGTGCTGTCGCTGCGTCTCGGCGCCACCGACCAGGGCAACGACGACGCCTCGACGACCACTCGCCAGGCCTACGACCTGCTCGCCGAGGGCTTCGGACCGGGCTTCAACGGCCCCCTCCAGGTGGTCGTGGACGGCGGCGACGCCAACGCGTTGACCCGGGGCATCGCGAAGACGCCCGGCGTCGCGCAGTCGGTCGCGCTGCCGCCCGCCGGCGGGATCACCGTCATCCAGGTGGTGCCCACGACCTCGCCGCAGTCCGAGCAGACGGACGCGCTGATCGACCGGCTGCGCGACGAGGTGATCCCCACCTCCGGGACGCAGGCGCACGTGGGCGGTGTCACGGCGGTCTCCAAGGACTTCGCGACGGTCACCGGCGACCGGCTGCCCCTCTTCATCGCCACCATCATCGGCCTCGGCTTCCTGCTGCTGCTGGTCGCCTTCCGCTCGCTGGTCGTGCCGCTGACGGCCGCCGTGATGAACCTGGTGGCGGCCGCCGCCTCGTTCGGTGTGCTCGTGGCGGTCTTCCAGTGGGGCTGGGGCCTGGATCTGCTCGGCCTCGGCAAGGAGGGGCCGATCAACGCCTTCCTGCCGATCATCATGCTGTCCCTGCTTTTCGGCCTTTCGATGGACTACCAGGTCTTCCTGGTCAGCCGGATGCACGAGGAGTGGGTGCACACCAGGGACAACGCGCGGGCGGTCCGGGTGGGCCTCGCGGAGACCAGCCGGGTCATCAACTCCGCCGCCCTGATCATGGTGTGCGTCTTCCTCGCCTTCGTGCTCAGCGGCGACTCCGGCGCGGCGATGGCGGGCGTCGGCCTCGCGGCGGCGGTCGCGCTGGACGCGTTCATCCTGCGCACGGCTCTCGTGCCGGCGGCGATGCACCTGCTGGGCGACTCCAACTGGTGGCTGCCCGGGTGGCTGGAGAAGCGGCTGCCGCATCTCGCGGTCGAGCCGAAGGAGGAGGCCGTGGAGCAGGCCGCGGCGGGCGGCGGGCCGGCCACGGTCGTCCACGGCTTCGTCCGCGACACGGCGGGCGACCCGGTCGAGGGCGCGACGGTCACCCTGCTGACCGAGGACGGGGCGGAACGCGACCGGGTGACCTCGCTCGCCGACGGCTCGTACATCCTCTCCGTCCCCGTCCCCGGGACCTATCTGCTGGTGATCACGGCCGAGCCGCCGCTGCTGAAACGCACCAGGCAGCTGACGGTCGCCGGGGAGCCCCTGGTGTACGACGTGGAGCTGGAGGAGGGGGCGGAGGTCGGCTGA
- a CDS encoding response regulator transcription factor yields MTTACGTVLVVEDEPSIADVLAIALRYHRFEVMTAGTVREALALADRTRPDAALLDVMLPDGDGRALGRELRARRPDLALVFLTARDAPAEIVGALGFGDDYITKPFDIDVVVARITAVLRRTRPTDVLPQRPPLRYGDLELDETTYSVRRDGRSVELTPTEYALLRFLVRNGGRVVPKEQLLRHVWQYEHTPPESTVVETYISYLRRKLDPLGPPVITTRRGVGYGLA; encoded by the coding sequence ATGACGACGGCTTGTGGAACCGTGCTGGTCGTGGAGGACGAACCGAGCATCGCGGACGTCCTCGCCATCGCCCTGCGCTATCACCGCTTCGAGGTCATGACCGCGGGCACGGTCCGTGAGGCCCTCGCCCTCGCCGACCGCACCCGGCCCGACGCCGCCCTCCTCGACGTGATGCTGCCGGACGGCGACGGACGGGCGCTGGGGCGCGAACTGCGGGCCCGCAGGCCCGACCTGGCGCTGGTGTTCCTCACCGCGCGGGACGCGCCGGCCGAGATCGTCGGCGCCCTCGGCTTCGGCGACGACTACATCACCAAGCCGTTCGACATCGACGTGGTGGTCGCCCGGATCACGGCGGTCCTGCGGCGCACCCGGCCGACCGACGTCCTGCCGCAGCGGCCGCCGCTGCGCTACGGCGACCTGGAGCTGGACGAGACGACGTACAGCGTGCGCCGGGACGGCCGCTCGGTCGAGCTCACCCCGACCGAGTACGCGCTGCTGCGCTTCCTGGTGCGCAACGGCGGCCGGGTCGTGCCCAAGGAGCAACTCCTGCGCCACGTCTGGCAGTACGAGCACACCCCGCCGGAGTCGACCGTCGTCGAGACGTACATCAGCTATCTGCGGCGCAAGCTGGACCCGCTGGGGCCGCCGGTGATCACCACCCGGCGGGGCGTGGGATACGGGCTGGCGTGA
- a CDS encoding HAMP domain-containing sensor histidine kinase: protein MRRIHRHGVHSLRAKLTAASVGLLALGIVVATAVSLMGMRHYLLDQVDTELTHLRDSLGGSRLTLSQIDSLSALSVVRDRLAPRDGDAPPAPDSVFTAVDGRGTALTLFGVEPTDAQRGLADAVRDPGALAAADRPSDVTVNGAPYRATATRLSDGTYILLATSTEALHNGIAKALRLDLAVGTLLLALLACLTLFSVRRRMRPLEDMVETSSAIAEGDLTRRVPSSQHPTHEVEQLRLALNSMLHQVETAYRTRERSAAQLRRFVADASHELRTPLSAIRGYLQLYDQGMLVEPEERRRAWDRMNGEVDRMGRLVDELLMLARLDQRPELRLRTVDVSRLVRESAQDLRAQQPGRPVTVEADGAVLLRADESGLRQVLGNLVGNVRTHTSAGVPVRLGVGRVDGVVRLWVEDEGPGLAAEDAARVFDRFFRAGGGAGSGLGLAIVQGVVGAHGGEVSVRTAPGEGLGVTVTLPSRPKTCG from the coding sequence GTGAGGCGGATCCACCGGCACGGCGTCCACTCCCTGCGCGCCAAGCTGACGGCGGCGAGCGTCGGGCTGCTCGCGCTCGGCATCGTCGTGGCGACCGCCGTCAGCCTGATGGGGATGCGGCACTACCTGCTCGACCAGGTGGACACCGAACTGACGCATCTGCGCGACTCGCTGGGCGGTTCGCGGCTCACGCTGAGCCAGATCGACTCGCTGAGCGCGCTGAGCGTCGTCCGGGACCGCCTCGCACCCCGGGACGGCGACGCGCCTCCCGCGCCGGACTCGGTGTTCACCGCCGTCGACGGCCGGGGCACCGCCCTCACCCTGTTCGGCGTCGAGCCCACCGACGCCCAGCGCGGTCTCGCCGACGCCGTACGGGACCCGGGTGCGCTGGCCGCCGCCGACAGACCGAGTGACGTCACCGTGAACGGCGCCCCCTACCGGGCGACCGCGACCCGGCTCTCCGACGGCACGTACATCCTGCTCGCCACCTCCACCGAGGCGCTCCACAACGGCATAGCGAAGGCCCTCCGGCTGGATCTCGCCGTCGGCACGCTGCTGCTGGCGCTGCTCGCCTGTCTGACCCTGTTCAGCGTGCGGCGGCGGATGCGGCCACTGGAGGACATGGTGGAGACCTCGTCGGCGATCGCCGAGGGGGACCTGACCCGGCGGGTGCCCTCCAGCCAGCACCCCACCCACGAGGTCGAACAGCTGCGGCTGGCCCTGAACTCGATGCTCCACCAGGTGGAGACGGCGTACCGCACGCGCGAGCGCAGCGCCGCCCAGCTGCGCCGTTTCGTCGCCGACGCCTCGCACGAACTGCGCACCCCGCTCTCCGCGATCCGCGGCTATCTCCAGCTGTACGACCAGGGGATGCTCGTCGAGCCGGAGGAGCGCCGACGGGCCTGGGACCGGATGAACGGCGAGGTGGACCGGATGGGCCGGCTGGTCGACGAGCTGCTCATGCTGGCCCGTCTCGACCAGCGGCCCGAACTGCGGCTGCGCACGGTGGACGTGAGCCGTCTGGTGCGGGAGTCGGCGCAGGACCTGCGGGCGCAGCAGCCCGGCCGGCCGGTGACCGTCGAGGCCGACGGGGCCGTGCTGCTGCGGGCGGACGAGTCGGGGCTGCGTCAGGTGCTGGGCAACCTGGTCGGCAACGTCCGCACGCACACCTCTGCCGGGGTGCCGGTGCGGCTCGGCGTGGGGCGGGTGGACGGCGTCGTACGGCTGTGGGTGGAGGACGAGGGACCGGGGCTGGCCGCCGAGGACGCGGCGCGGGTCTTCGACCGCTTCTTCCGGGCCGGCGGCGGCGCGGGCAGCGGGCTGGGCCTGGCGATCGTGCAGGGGGTCGTCGGGGCCCACGGGGGCGAGGTGAGCGTGCGGACGGCGCCGGGTGAGGGGTTGGGAGTGACGGTGACCTTGCCGAGCCGCCCGAAGACCTGCGGATGA
- a CDS encoding metallophosphoesterase: protein MVLVFALVALTVLVTGNWYLWRRLFRDTTRGPGWARRGGAALIAGGWLLAVGALVAERAGAPFWLQRVLAWPGFLWLALSVYLLLGVVAGEAVRPLLRRFLERRARAGAPAGPSAAQRPDPVPVGAPTPGRSGSGKAPGPGLSGPPTSGTGEPGTGKPGTGESGSAKSEPGQAEPEPEPFGPRQSASGRSASAEPAADGPGSGTPAPSRRLFVSRVVAGAAAAAAAGTVGYGTYGVLRGPRVKRVTVPLAKLPRAAHGYRIAVVSDIHLGPVLGRGFAQKVVDTINATQPDLIAVVGDLVDGSVKDLGPAAAPLSQLRARHGSYFVTGNHEYFSGAESWVEEVRRLGLTPLENARTELAWFDLAGVNDIAGESEGQGPDFTRALGGRDTARACVLLAHQPVQIHDAMSHGVDLQLSGHTHGGQLWPGNFVAAAANPTVAGLERHGDTQLYVSRGAGAWGPPARVGAPSDITVVELASRHA, encoded by the coding sequence GTGGTGCTCGTCTTCGCGCTCGTCGCACTGACCGTGCTGGTCACGGGCAACTGGTACCTGTGGCGCCGGCTGTTCCGCGACACCACCCGCGGTCCCGGGTGGGCCCGCCGCGGCGGCGCCGCGCTCATCGCCGGCGGCTGGCTGCTGGCCGTCGGCGCCCTGGTCGCCGAGCGGGCGGGCGCCCCCTTCTGGCTCCAGCGGGTCCTCGCCTGGCCCGGCTTCCTGTGGCTGGCCCTGTCGGTCTACCTGTTGCTGGGCGTCGTCGCGGGCGAGGCGGTACGGCCGCTGCTGCGCCGCTTCCTGGAGAGGCGGGCGCGCGCCGGAGCCCCGGCCGGGCCGTCCGCCGCCCAGCGGCCGGACCCGGTCCCGGTGGGCGCGCCCACCCCCGGACGGTCCGGCTCGGGGAAGGCGCCGGGTCCGGGCCTGTCGGGTCCGCCCACATCGGGTACGGGCGAGCCGGGTACGGGGAAGCCGGGTACGGGAGAGTCCGGGTCGGCGAAGTCCGAGCCGGGACAGGCGGAGCCGGAGCCGGAGCCTTTTGGTCCCCGGCAGTCGGCGTCCGGGCGGTCGGCGTCCGCGGAGCCGGCGGCGGACGGGCCGGGCTCAGGGACGCCCGCGCCGTCCCGTCGGCTGTTCGTCTCCCGGGTGGTGGCCGGAGCGGCGGCCGCGGCCGCCGCGGGGACCGTCGGCTACGGCACCTACGGCGTGCTGCGAGGACCCCGGGTCAAGCGGGTGACCGTTCCCCTCGCCAAGCTTCCGCGGGCCGCCCACGGTTACCGGATCGCGGTGGTCAGCGACATCCACCTGGGCCCGGTGCTGGGCCGCGGCTTCGCCCAGAAGGTCGTGGACACGATCAACGCGACGCAGCCCGACCTGATCGCGGTCGTCGGCGACCTCGTCGACGGCAGCGTCAAGGACCTAGGGCCGGCGGCCGCCCCGCTCTCGCAGCTGAGGGCCCGTCACGGCAGCTACTTCGTCACCGGCAACCACGAGTACTTCTCCGGTGCCGAGAGCTGGGTCGAGGAGGTGCGCCGACTCGGCCTCACCCCGTTGGAGAACGCGCGCACCGAGCTCGCCTGGTTCGACCTCGCCGGCGTCAACGACATCGCCGGCGAGAGCGAGGGGCAGGGCCCCGACTTCACCCGGGCGCTCGGCGGCCGCGACACCGCGCGCGCCTGCGTGCTCCTCGCCCACCAGCCGGTCCAGATCCACGACGCCATGAGCCACGGCGTCGACCTCCAGCTCTCCGGACACACCCACGGCGGTCAGCTGTGGCCCGGCAACTTCGTCGCCGCCGCCGCGAACCCCACCGTGGCGGGACTGGAACGCCACGGCGACACCCAGCTGTACGTGTCCCGTGGCGCCGGCGCCTGGGGCCCGCCCGCCCGCGTCGGCGCACCGTCCGACATCACCGTCGTCGAACTGGCCTCCCGGCACGCCTGA
- a CDS encoding SCO4848 family membrane protein, with translation MTLSRRLSWFLLAFGVWSWIIWVTFVKNLVKDSSGLAFEDGDPTAYFWVHLTLAVVSFVLGTVVGAIGLRGLRALGRTS, from the coding sequence ATGACGCTCAGCCGCCGCCTCTCCTGGTTCCTGCTCGCCTTCGGGGTGTGGAGCTGGATCATCTGGGTCACTTTCGTCAAGAACCTGGTCAAGGACAGCAGTGGGCTGGCGTTCGAGGACGGCGACCCCACCGCGTACTTCTGGGTGCATCTCACGCTGGCCGTCGTGTCCTTCGTATTGGGGACGGTCGTCGGGGCCATCGGGTTGCGTGGTCTGCGCGCACTCGGCCGGACGTCATAG